The stretch of DNA TTCCTATGTTTTCCGGAGAAGACCCGATCATTCTTTGGGGCGCCACGATAATGCCGCAAAATCTCTGGATTTTTGGTATTACACTCATAATTATCACTGCCAGCAGGCTTTTTTTTCACCACAGCATAATCGGTAAAGCAATGCGTGCCTGTTCTTTCAATCGGGTGGCATCGAGCCTTGTGGGGATTGATGTTAAGCACATGGTTCTTTTTTCCTTTGTCATCAGTTCGTCCATGGGTGCCGTGGCGGGAATCATCATCGCGCCGCTTACTATGACTTCGTACGATGTCGGTATTATGCTCGGACTGAAGGGGTTCTGCGCCGCCATCATCGGGGGTATGAGCGGCGGTATGGGGACGGTTGCCGGTGGGTTGATTGTTGGAGTTCTTGAGTCTCTTGGGGCGGGTTTAATCTCCTCAGGTTATAAGGATGCCATTGCCTTCATTATACTCCTCCTTATCCTGTTTATCAGACCTCAGGGTTTATTCATAACGGGAGAGGTGGAAAGGGTATGAGATTTTGGTCAGATAATGAAGCGTGAATTGTTGAAATTTTTCATATTTGCCGCCGCTGTCTTTACAGCACCTGTGTTTTTCGGCGACGGTTATCTTATGAATGTACTTGTATTTATTGGTATTTATACCATTTTAGCCGTGGCGTTAAACCTGCTGTTGGGTCTTGCCGGTCAAATTTCTTTGGGACAGGCGGCTTTTTTTGGCCTTGGCGCGTATATATCCGGTGTATTGACGGCAACATATACCATGAATCCCTGGCTCAGCATGGCCATTGCCGTCACGGTTGTAGGGGTTATAGCATTTATCCTTGGGTTTCCTATCCTTAAGCTCAAGGGACATTACCTCGCCATGGCAACCCTCGGCATGGGAATCATCATCTACATAGTCTTTAACGAGACCGTCGATTTAACCGGCGGCCCTTCAGGCCTGTCGGGCATCCCGAATCTCACTCTTCTCGGGATTGTTTTCGACAGTGATATAAAAAACTATTATCTGGTCTGGTCCTTTACCCTTACGACCATTCTTCTGTCTGTCAATCTTGCGGCCTCAAGGATCGGAAGGGCTCTTCGTGCCATTCACGACTCGGAGGTGGCGGCACGCATCATGGGAGTCAATGTCAGACTGCTGAAGGTACAGATTTTTACCATTTCCGGTGTTTTTTCTGCCCTGGCGGGAAGTCTCTATGCTCATACAGTAACCTTCATATCACCCACATCTTTCGGTTTTAATGTATCGATAGAGCTGCTCACTATGG from Deltaproteobacteria bacterium encodes:
- a CDS encoding branched-chain amino acid ABC transporter permease, whose translation is MELFDQILQYTLSGLSTGAIYALIGLGFAIIYNSTSIINFAQGEFVMLGGMLTVFFHITMQLSLPLAIILAILIATAAGVLFERLAISPLKDADPLILVIITIGGSILIRGIAMLIWGKDTHALPMFSGEDPIILWGATIMPQNLWIFGITLIIITASRLFFHHSIIGKAMRACSFNRVASSLVGIDVKHMVLFSFVISSSMGAVAGIIIAPLTMTSYDVGIMLGLKGFCAAIIGGMSGGMGTVAGGLIVGVLESLGAGLISSGYKDAIAFIILLLILFIRPQGLFITGEVERV
- a CDS encoding branched-chain amino acid ABC transporter permease, encoding MKRELLKFFIFAAAVFTAPVFFGDGYLMNVLVFIGIYTILAVALNLLLGLAGQISLGQAAFFGLGAYISGVLTATYTMNPWLSMAIAVTVVGVIAFILGFPILKLKGHYLAMATLGMGIIIYIVFNETVDLTGGPSGLSGIPNLTLLGIVFDSDIKNYYLVWSFTLTTILLSVNLAASRIGRALRAIHDSEVAARIMGVNVRLLKVQIFTISGVFSALAGSLYAHTVTFISPTSFGFNVSIELLTMVIIGGLGSIYGSFLGAAILTILPEFFRTFQDYDIIVYGITLIVITMFMPGGLVRGVPLLARSLLARVTSASLFKKAE